In Mycobacteriales bacterium, a genomic segment contains:
- a CDS encoding DUF6703 family protein, which translates to MPSPLRRAVERRSVAPLTWAATRPRWLPFVLVLVLLLGGLFLPVAAAAALLVVLALLLIWLTYLAWPKLEATGRFTRLLVLALVAYVLVQRLVG; encoded by the coding sequence GTGCCGTCACCGCTCCGCCGCGCGGTCGAGCGCCGCAGCGTCGCCCCGCTGACCTGGGCCGCGACCCGGCCCCGCTGGCTGCCGTTCGTGCTGGTCCTGGTGCTGCTGCTGGGCGGGCTGTTCCTACCGGTGGCGGCCGCCGCGGCGCTGTTGGTGGTGCTGGCGCTGCTGCTGATCTGGCTCACGTACCTGGCCTGGCCGAAGCTGGAGGCGACCGGGCGGTTCACCCGGCTGCTGGTGCTGGCCCTGGTTGCGTACGTGCTGGTCCAGCGCCTCGTCGGCTGA
- a CDS encoding MarR family winged helix-turn-helix transcriptional regulator, producing MTTPDLGLLFNSAGHAVDTELTAKLAELGTTPRVICVLGKALGQQLTQSRLGELAGLDKTTMVVTMDELERSGLAERRPSTTDRRARIVAVTPTGEELLARGQKVVDDANTDILSGLPDKDREVFVRCMSALVSNRLARPVAPARPPRRRR from the coding sequence ATGACCACTCCGGACCTGGGACTGCTCTTCAACTCCGCCGGGCACGCCGTGGACACCGAGCTGACCGCGAAGCTGGCCGAGCTCGGCACCACGCCGCGGGTGATCTGCGTGCTGGGCAAGGCGCTGGGCCAGCAGCTGACCCAGTCCCGGCTGGGCGAGCTGGCCGGCCTGGACAAGACCACGATGGTCGTGACGATGGACGAGCTGGAACGGTCCGGGCTGGCCGAGCGCCGCCCGTCGACGACCGACCGGCGCGCCCGGATCGTGGCGGTCACGCCGACCGGCGAGGAACTGCTCGCCCGTGGCCAGAAGGTCGTCGACGACGCCAACACCGACATCCTGTCCGGGCTGCCCGACAAGGACCGCGAGGTCTTCGTCCGCTGCATGAGCGCGCTGGTCAGCAACCGGCTGGCGCGCCCGGTCGCCCCCGCCCGCCCGCCCCGCCGTCGTAGGTAG
- a CDS encoding antibiotic biosynthesis monooxygenase: MLVVSRFTVPVAGGARFAELAHDALAALAARPGFRRGHAGRSVDDPAEWVLVSEWDGVGAYRRALGTYEVKLAATPLLAQARDEAGAFEELITADGAGVSATALSDRAVDADSAGPGGIRGTGGHVRPADEHRDDARLLGDR, translated from the coding sequence GTGCTGGTGGTGTCCCGATTCACCGTCCCCGTGGCCGGGGGCGCCCGGTTCGCCGAGCTCGCCCACGACGCGCTGGCGGCGCTCGCGGCCCGGCCCGGGTTCCGCCGCGGCCACGCCGGCCGATCCGTCGACGATCCGGCCGAGTGGGTGCTGGTCAGCGAGTGGGACGGGGTCGGGGCCTACCGCCGGGCGCTGGGGACGTACGAGGTCAAGCTCGCCGCCACCCCGCTGCTGGCGCAGGCCCGGGACGAGGCCGGCGCGTTCGAGGAGCTGATCACCGCCGACGGCGCGGGGGTGAGCGCGACCGCGCTCAGCGACCGGGCCGTGGACGCGGATTCCGCCGGTCCGGGCGGGATCCGAGGGACCGGCGGCCACGTCCGACCCGCCGACGAGCACCGAGACGACGCCCGACTTCTGGGGGACCGATGA